Proteins found in one Triticum aestivum cultivar Chinese Spring chromosome 4D, IWGSC CS RefSeq v2.1, whole genome shotgun sequence genomic segment:
- the LOC123100594 gene encoding WAT1-related protein At5g64700 isoform X2, with product MGSSFKSEWGPAICMVLIELFTTGQLLLTKVVVDAGLMVFALLTYRFFLGAALVVPLALIFEPGRLKELKLKAFIWIFTSALVGFTIPGFAYIGLGDTSPGYAVNFYNIIPIAAFILAVLFRKEPLDMRSLVGNIKVIGTLVCVGGTLVISLYKGKVLHLWPTNIIGYHPKQAGAAFGHHHVRGTILLITSSLSLAVWYTVQAQMLKVFPYKYWSTVATCFVGSIQTAVVGVAMNREKATWALKWNMSLLTIVYSAILNTAAKFVMISWVVTQRGPTYPAMFCAVTVFFTTILDSLLLGHDLSVGSVLGMFMILAGLYLFLWGKRKESVPPSEENPTEQMLFQNGDKNDKSVANV from the exons ATGGGGTCGTCGTTTAAGTCGGAGTGGGGGCCGGCGATCTGCATGGTGCTCATCGAGCTGTTCACCACGGGGCAGCTGCTGCTCACCAAGGTGGTGGTCGACGCCGGCCTCATGGTCTTCGCCCTCCTCACCTACCGCTTCTtcctcggcgccgccctcgtcGTCCCTCTCGCCCTCATCTTTGAGCC AGGGAGGTTGAAGGAGCTTAAACTGAAGGCGTTCATATGGATTTTCACCAGTGCACTTGTGGG ATTCACAATTCCTGGTTTCGCCTACATTGGCCTTGGAGACACATCGCCAGGATACGCGGTTAACTTCTATAACATCATACCGATTGCCGCCTTCATCCTCGCGGTCCTTTTCAG GAAGGAGCCACTGGACATGAGGAGCCTGGTGGGGAACATCAAGGTCATTGGAACCCTAGTCTGTGTTGGAGGAACGCTGGTGATCAGCCTGTACAAGGGCAAGGTGCTGCACCTTTGGCCCACAAATATCATCGGCTACCACCCGAAGCAAGCCGGAGCTGCTTTTGGTCACCACCATGTGCGTGGAACCATCTTGCTCATCACCAGCAGCCTCAGCCTCGCCGTTTGGTACACAGTACAG GCTCAGATGCTAAAAGTGTTCCCATACAAGTACTGGTCCACTGTCGCTACATGCTTCGTGGGGAGCATCCAAACGGCTGTCGTGGGGGTTGCCATGAACAGAGAGAAGGCAACATGGGCGCTCAAATGGAACATGAGCTTGCTCACCATTGTGTACTCG GCAATACTCAACACTGCTGCCAAGTTTGTGATGATTTCGTGGGTCGTCACGCAGCGTGGGCCAACCTATCCGGCCATGTTTTGCGCCGTGACGGTGTTCTTCACTACTATTCTTGACTCGTTGCTTCTCGGCCATGATCTGTCCGTTGGGAG TGTTCTAGGCATGTTCATGATTCTAGCTGGGCTCTATCTTTTCCTTTGGGGAAAGAGAAAAGAATCGGTACCTCCGAGTGAAGAAAATCCAACGGAACAAATGTTGTTTCAGAATGGAGACAAGAATGATAAATCAGTAGCTAATGTATGA
- the LOC123100594 gene encoding WAT1-related protein At5g64700 isoform X1, with the protein MGGSTNVMEWWPAIFMLLIQIFTTGLMLLTKVVVDSGSLAWTLLTYRFFLGAILTIPLAMFFEKGRLKELKLKAFIWIFTSALVGFTIPGFAYIGLGDTSPGYAVNFYNIIPIAAFILAVLFRKEPLDMRSLVGNIKVIGTLVCVGGTLVISLYKGKVLHLWPTNIIGYHPKQAGAAFGHHHVRGTILLITSSLSLAVWYTVQAQMLKVFPYKYWSTVATCFVGSIQTAVVGVAMNREKATWALKWNMSLLTIVYSAILNTAAKFVMISWVVTQRGPTYPAMFCAVTVFFTTILDSLLLGHDLSVGSVLGMFMILAGLYLFLWGKRKESVPPSEENPTEQMLFQNGDKNDKSVANV; encoded by the exons ATGGGGGGCTCGACGAACGTGATGGAATGGTGGCCTGCCATCTTCATGTTGTTGATCCAAATTTTCACGACAGGGTTAATGTTGCTCACGAAGGTGGTGGTGGACAGTGGTTCACTTGCTTGGACCTTGCTCACGTACCGCTTCTTCCTTGGCGCCATCTTGACCATCCCCTTGGCGATGTTCTTTGAGAA AGGGAGGTTGAAGGAGCTTAAACTGAAGGCGTTCATATGGATTTTCACCAGTGCACTTGTGGG ATTCACAATTCCTGGTTTCGCCTACATTGGCCTTGGAGACACATCGCCAGGATACGCGGTTAACTTCTATAACATCATACCGATTGCCGCCTTCATCCTCGCGGTCCTTTTCAG GAAGGAGCCACTGGACATGAGGAGCCTGGTGGGGAACATCAAGGTCATTGGAACCCTAGTCTGTGTTGGAGGAACGCTGGTGATCAGCCTGTACAAGGGCAAGGTGCTGCACCTTTGGCCCACAAATATCATCGGCTACCACCCGAAGCAAGCCGGAGCTGCTTTTGGTCACCACCATGTGCGTGGAACCATCTTGCTCATCACCAGCAGCCTCAGCCTCGCCGTTTGGTACACAGTACAG GCTCAGATGCTAAAAGTGTTCCCATACAAGTACTGGTCCACTGTCGCTACATGCTTCGTGGGGAGCATCCAAACGGCTGTCGTGGGGGTTGCCATGAACAGAGAGAAGGCAACATGGGCGCTCAAATGGAACATGAGCTTGCTCACCATTGTGTACTCG GCAATACTCAACACTGCTGCCAAGTTTGTGATGATTTCGTGGGTCGTCACGCAGCGTGGGCCAACCTATCCGGCCATGTTTTGCGCCGTGACGGTGTTCTTCACTACTATTCTTGACTCGTTGCTTCTCGGCCATGATCTGTCCGTTGGGAG TGTTCTAGGCATGTTCATGATTCTAGCTGGGCTCTATCTTTTCCTTTGGGGAAAGAGAAAAGAATCGGTACCTCCGAGTGAAGAAAATCCAACGGAACAAATGTTGTTTCAGAATGGAGACAAGAATGATAAATCAGTAGCTAATGTATGA